The proteins below come from a single Poecilia reticulata strain Guanapo linkage group LG5, Guppy_female_1.0+MT, whole genome shotgun sequence genomic window:
- the dennd6a gene encoding protein DENND6A, producing MALQGPEEVGEQVEEPEDLDDQDASSISPAEEITLPPGTGGDEEPEEAFLLPWDRFSSWLHCICVVGFDLELGQAVEVIYPHHSKLSEKEKTSICYLSFPDSNSGCLGDTQFCFRFRQGSNRKSSLGCFLENTDRDAPPCLKREQGHYYGYVYFRQVRDKSLKRGYFQKSLVLISKLPYVTFFHSLLKIMAPEYFEKQEPCLEAACNDIDRWPTPHPGRVLTLPIMGVVIKVRIPTCYDKPGTSQLVQSAQGDSLVSIILPTIHEVDLFRCFYPVFFHIQMLWELVLLGEALVVMAPSPAESSETVLALVSCVSPLRYCSDFRPYFTIHDSEFKEYTTRTQAPPSVILGVTNPFFAKTLQHWPHIIRIGDMKQAGEVAKQMKVKKLKNLKTLDSKPGVYTAYKPYLNKDEEIIKQLQKGVQQKRPSAAQNAILRRYFLELTQSFIIPLERYVASLMPLQKSISPWKSPPHLQPFVQPDFMKTLEKAGPQLTSRLKGDWIGLYRHFLKSPNFDGWFRSRKREMTQKLEALHLEALCEEDLQQRIQKHTEVEVVDLVLKLKDKLSQAEREQLPVRPGTLSKLRAHIEAVILALPEDLQGILHKPPTS from the exons ATGGCTCTGCAGGGGCCGGAGGAGGTAGGGGAGCAGGTTGAAGAGCCGGAGGACCTGGACGACCAGGACGCTAGCAGCATCTCCCCGGCCGAGGAGATAACCCTTCCACCGGGGACGGGGGGCGACGAGGAGCCGGAGGAGGCTTTCCTCCTGCCGTGGGACCGCTTTTCCTCCTGGCTGCACTGCATTTGTGTGGTCGGCTTCGACCTGGAGCTGGGCCAGGCGGTGGAG GTAATTTATCCACATCATTCCAAACTGTCAGAGAAAGAG aaaacaagCATCTGCTACCTTTCCTTTCCAGACTCCAACTCAG GTTGCCTTGGCGACACGCAGTTCTGCTTCCGCTTTCGACAGGGATCCAACAGGAAGTCGTCCCTTGGGTGTTTCCTGGAAAACACGGATCGAGACGCGCCGCCCTGCCTGAAG CGGGAACAAGGCCATTACTACGGCTATGTGTACTTTCGTCAGGTTCGAGACAAATCCCTGAAGAGAGGATACTTCCAGAAG tctctggttctgatcagcaAGCTGCCGTATGTGACCTTCTTCCACTCGCTGCTGAAGATCATGGCTCCGGAGTACTTTGAGAAGCAGGAGCCGTGCCTGGAGGCCG CCTGTAACGACATCGACCGCTGGCCGACGCCGCATCCTGGACGAGTCCTGACTCTGCCGATCATGGGCGTCGTCATCAAA GTTCGCATCCCGACCTGTTACGATAAACCAGGAACCTCCCAGTTGGTCCAGTCAGCCCAG GGCGACAGTTTGGTTTCTATCATTCTGCCGACGATCCATGAAGTCGACCTGTTCAG GTGCTTCTACCCGGTCTTCTTCCACATCCAGATGCTTTGGGAGTTGGTGTTGCTCGGGGAGGCCCTGGTTGTCATGGCGCCGTCGCCCGCTGAGTCGTCAGAAACCGTGCTGGCGTTGGTGAG ctgtgtCTCTCCGCTGCGTTACTGCAGCGACTTCAGGCCGTACTTCACCATCCATGACAGCGAGTTTAAGGAGTACACGACCCGGACGCAGGCTCC GCCGTCGGTCATCCTGGGTGTGACCAATCCCTTCTTTGCAAAGACTCTGCAGCACTGGCCGCACATCATCCGCATCGGAGACATGAAGCAAGCAG GAGAGGTGGCCAAGCAGATGAAGgtgaagaaactgaaaaacctgaaaactctGGACTCCAAACCCG GTGTGTACACTGCCTACAAGCCATATCTCAACAAAGACGAAGAAATCATCAAGCAGCTCCAGAAG gGCGTCCAACAGAAGAGACCGTCGGCGGCTCAAAATGCGATTCTTCGACGGTACTTTTTAGAGCTGACTCAGAGCTTCATCATTCCGCTG GAGCGATACGTGGCCAGCCTCATGCCTCTGCAGAAGTCCATCAGTCCCTGGAAGAGTCCGCCTCACCTCCAGCCTTTTGTCCAGCCGGACTTCATGAAGACTCTGGAGAAAGCAGGACCGCAGCTCACCTCCAGGCTCAAAGGAGACTGGATTGGACTCTACAG gcattTTCTAAAGTCTCCCAACTTTGACGGCTGGTTCCGGAGCAGGAAAAGAGAAATGACTCAGAAACTGGAGGCTCTGCACCTCGAGGCTCTGTGTGAGGAG gaCCTTCAGCAGCGAATCCAGAAGCACACGGAGGTGGAGGTGGTTGATCTGGTTCTGAAGCTCAAAGACAAACTG agccaGGCGGAGCGGGAGCAGCTCCCGGTCCGGCCGGGGACTCTGTCCAAACTCAGAGCCCACATCGAGGCCGTCATCCTGGCCTTACCAGAGGACCTGCAGGGCATCCTCCACAAGCCGCCCACATCCTGA